In a genomic window of Neisseria flavescens:
- the waaF gene encoding lipopolysaccharide heptosyltransferase II — translation MSKKILIITPSWIGDCVMTQPLYRRLHELHLGCTIDVFSPKWSMAVFERMPEINRVMENPFGHGALELKKRWRIGRELGKEGYDQVIVLPGSLKSAIIALATGIKQRTGYVGESRYFLLNDIRKLDKAALPLMVDRYTALAHPTQADFNGHSDNPCFTINPESRQAALAKHGLATDKPILAFCPGAEYGPAKRWPARHFAELGRRYLTEGWQVWLFGSQKDFDIADEINRLSDGLCTNLCGKTNLPEAIDLLSCADTVVCNDSGLMHLAAALDRKLVAVYGSSSPDHTPPLSQKAKIVSLNLDCSPCFKRECPLGHTDCLNKLTPDIVQKAAEELARSASSNKD, via the coding sequence ATGTCCAAAAAAATCCTGATTATTACCCCAAGCTGGATTGGCGACTGCGTCATGACCCAACCGCTTTATCGCCGTTTGCATGAGCTGCATCTCGGCTGCACCATTGATGTTTTTTCGCCCAAATGGTCGATGGCCGTATTTGAGCGTATGCCTGAAATCAACCGTGTGATGGAAAATCCGTTTGGACATGGTGCGTTGGAATTGAAAAAACGCTGGCGTATCGGGCGTGAATTGGGAAAAGAAGGCTATGATCAAGTGATTGTTTTGCCCGGTTCACTCAAATCCGCCATCATTGCCTTGGCTACGGGCATTAAGCAGCGTACGGGCTACGTCGGCGAGTCGCGCTATTTTTTGTTGAACGATATCCGTAAGTTGGATAAGGCCGCATTGCCTCTGATGGTTGACCGCTATACTGCGTTGGCGCATCCGACCCAAGCGGATTTTAACGGGCATTCTGATAATCCGTGTTTCACGATTAATCCCGAAAGCCGTCAAGCCGCTTTGGCAAAACATGGTTTGGCGACGGATAAACCGATTTTGGCATTTTGTCCCGGCGCGGAATATGGCCCGGCCAAGCGTTGGCCTGCGCGTCATTTTGCCGAACTCGGCCGCCGATATTTGACCGAGGGTTGGCAGGTTTGGCTGTTTGGTTCGCAAAAAGATTTTGATATTGCAGATGAAATCAACCGACTTTCAGACGGCCTGTGTACCAATCTTTGCGGGAAAACCAATCTTCCGGAAGCGATTGATCTGTTGTCTTGTGCCGATACGGTCGTGTGTAACGATAGCGGTCTGATGCACCTTGCGGCCGCGCTTGATCGGAAATTGGTTGCGGTTTACGGCTCATCCAGCCCTGACCATACGCCGCCTCTAAGCCAAAAGGCAAAAATCGTCAGCTTGAATTTGGATTGTTCGCCTTGTTTTAAACGCGAATGTCCGTTAGGGCATACGGATTGTTTGAACAAGCTGACGCCGGATATTGTGCAAAAAGCGGCGGAAGAGCTGGCTCGTTCGGCGTCATCCAATAAAGATTAG
- the guaB gene encoding IMP dehydrogenase has protein sequence MRIVEKAYTFDDVLLVPAHSNVLPRDVKLQTKLTRDITLNLPLLSAAMDTVTEARLAISMAQEGGIGIIHKNMTPELQARAVSKVKRHESGVVKDPVTVAPTALIREVLEMRAQRKRKMSGLPVVENGKVVGIVTNRDLRFENRVDLPVSAIMTPRDRLVTVPEGTSIDEAREIMHVHKVERVLVLNDQDELKGLITVKDILKTTEFPNANKDAEGRLRVGAAVGTGGDTEERVKALVEAGVDVIVVDTAHGHSQGVIDRVRWVKETYPHIQVIGGNIATAKAALDLVAAGADAVKVGIGPGSICTTRIVAGVGVPQLTAIHNVSEALKGTGVPLIADGGIRFSGDIAKALAAGAYSVMLGGMFAGTEEAPGEIELYQGRSYKSYRGMGSLGAMSQGSADRYFQDKTDSTDKYVPEGIEGRVPYKGPIVNIIHQLTGGLRSSMGYLGCANIAEMHEKAEFVEITSAGMSESHVHDVQITKEAPNYHR, from the coding sequence ATGCGTATTGTAGAAAAAGCCTATACTTTCGACGACGTTTTGTTGGTTCCAGCGCACTCAAACGTGCTGCCTCGAGATGTCAAACTTCAAACCAAACTCACCCGCGATATCACGCTCAACCTCCCTCTACTTTCTGCTGCAATGGATACCGTTACTGAAGCGCGTCTGGCCATTTCGATGGCACAGGAAGGCGGCATCGGCATTATCCATAAAAACATGACGCCGGAGTTGCAAGCGCGTGCCGTTTCCAAAGTGAAGCGCCATGAGAGCGGCGTGGTCAAAGACCCCGTAACCGTTGCGCCGACCGCATTGATCCGCGAAGTCTTGGAAATGCGCGCACAACGCAAACGCAAAATGTCCGGTCTGCCTGTTGTTGAAAACGGCAAAGTGGTCGGTATCGTGACCAACCGCGACCTGCGTTTTGAAAACCGTGTCGATCTGCCGGTTTCTGCCATCATGACACCGCGCGACCGTTTGGTTACCGTTCCTGAAGGTACCAGCATCGATGAAGCCCGCGAAATCATGCATGTGCACAAAGTTGAGCGCGTTTTGGTGTTGAACGACCAAGACGAACTCAAAGGTCTGATTACAGTTAAAGATATTCTGAAAACAACCGAATTCCCTAATGCCAACAAAGATGCCGAAGGCCGTCTGCGCGTCGGTGCCGCGGTAGGTACCGGCGGCGATACCGAAGAGCGCGTCAAAGCATTGGTGGAAGCCGGCGTAGACGTGATTGTGGTCGATACTGCCCACGGTCATAGCCAAGGCGTTATCGATCGCGTGCGCTGGGTCAAAGAAACTTATCCGCACATCCAAGTCATCGGTGGCAACATCGCGACTGCCAAAGCCGCTTTGGATTTGGTGGCAGCAGGTGCGGATGCCGTTAAAGTCGGTATCGGCCCTGGCTCGATTTGTACGACCCGTATCGTGGCAGGCGTGGGCGTGCCTCAACTGACTGCGATTCACAATGTTTCCGAAGCCCTGAAAGGTACAGGCGTTCCTCTGATTGCCGACGGCGGTATCCGCTTCTCCGGCGATATTGCCAAAGCTCTGGCAGCAGGTGCATACAGCGTCATGCTCGGCGGTATGTTTGCCGGTACGGAAGAAGCACCGGGCGAAATCGAACTCTACCAAGGCCGCTCTTACAAATCCTATCGCGGCATGGGTTCGTTGGGTGCGATGAGCCAAGGTTCTGCCGACCGCTACTTCCAAGACAAAACCGACAGCACCGACAAATACGTCCCCGAAGGCATCGAAGGCCGCGTTCCTTACAAAGGCCCGATTGTGAACATCATCCACCAGCTGACTGGCGGTCTGCGCTCCAGCATGGGTTATTTGGGTTGCGCCAATATTGCTGAAATGCACGAGAAAGCAGAATTTGTGGAAATCACTTCTGCCGGTATGAGCGAATCTCACGTTCACGACGTACAAATCACTAAAGAAGCACCTAACTACCATCGTTAA
- a CDS encoding DUF4124 domain-containing protein — MKSSVLKTCLTAALLSSAALTGAAEVYTWKGASGNSYSDTPNRLQPKRSGVVNIRTHNVKPAVAPAVAASEPVAEQPNEQVVEQNKQIEERNKKIEEQNRQNKLENCKIAKINRQVAESARLANRDSLIKQYQNDVNKYCN; from the coding sequence ATGAAATCTTCCGTACTCAAAACCTGTCTGACAGCAGCCCTTCTCTCTTCCGCCGCCCTGACCGGCGCGGCCGAGGTTTACACTTGGAAAGGCGCATCGGGCAACAGCTATTCCGATACGCCAAACCGCCTGCAACCGAAGCGTTCCGGCGTGGTCAACATCCGCACGCACAACGTCAAACCTGCCGTTGCGCCTGCTGTTGCAGCATCTGAGCCGGTTGCCGAGCAGCCTAATGAGCAGGTTGTGGAACAAAATAAACAAATCGAAGAGCGCAATAAAAAAATCGAAGAGCAAAACCGCCAAAACAAGCTGGAAAACTGCAAAATCGCCAAAATCAACCGTCAAGTCGCCGAAAGCGCACGCTTGGCCAATCGCGACAGCCTGATTAAGCAATACCAAAACGACGTCAATAAATACTGCAATTAA
- a CDS encoding IS110 family transposase: MNVIGLDVSKDTIDATLITTKGSKDYIKISNSTDGFENLINWIKTKRIRKIAISMEATGIYYEQAAEYLSALYTVYVINPLKIKEYAKSQFSHTKTDKADSKLIAEFANRHLDKLTPFRPSENPTLYKLINLLQQLKEQQKETQNRLHTAKDIYIKSTHEAIIELLEEKIDQTSKRIEGMIKQKESLNIEYQNLQTIPAIGKETAVILLRHLTDKNFETANKFVAFAGLSPKIEQSGTSVKKNGRLSQYGHRQLKRALFMPALVAYRMNAFPQLVSNLEAAKKPKMIIIVALMRKLAKMAFYIHKTKKPFDKARHQAV; this comes from the coding sequence ATGAATGTAATAGGTTTAGACGTATCAAAAGACACCATAGACGCAACGTTGATTACAACTAAAGGAAGCAAAGACTATATAAAAATATCAAATAGTACAGACGGATTTGAGAATCTGATTAATTGGATAAAAACAAAACGAATTAGAAAAATTGCCATAAGTATGGAAGCAACAGGCATTTATTATGAACAGGCGGCAGAATATTTGAGCGCACTTTATACAGTTTACGTTATTAATCCCTTGAAAATAAAAGAATACGCAAAAAGTCAGTTTAGCCATACCAAAACAGACAAAGCAGATTCAAAACTTATTGCCGAATTTGCAAACCGACACTTAGACAAACTGACACCGTTTAGGCCGTCTGAAAATCCTACACTCTACAAACTGATAAATCTGCTACAACAACTTAAGGAGCAGCAAAAAGAAACACAAAACAGGTTGCATACCGCAAAAGACATCTACATAAAATCAACCCATGAAGCAATCATAGAACTGCTTGAAGAAAAAATAGATCAGACATCAAAGCGGATAGAAGGCATGATAAAACAGAAAGAAAGTCTAAATATCGAATATCAAAACCTGCAAACCATACCTGCAATAGGAAAAGAAACCGCAGTGATACTACTAAGACACCTGACAGATAAAAATTTTGAAACAGCGAATAAATTTGTAGCCTTTGCCGGTTTAAGTCCAAAAATTGAACAATCAGGGACAAGTGTCAAAAAAAACGGCCGATTGAGCCAATACGGACACCGGCAATTAAAACGCGCCTTGTTCATGCCTGCCCTTGTTGCCTATCGTATGAATGCATTTCCTCAACTTGTAAGCAATTTGGAAGCGGCAAAAAAGCCTAAGATGATAATCATCGTTGCACTAATGCGGAAATTGGCAAAAATGGCATTCTATATACACAAGACTAAAAAGCCGTTTGATAAAGCGCGACATCAGGCGGTTTAA
- a CDS encoding zonular occludens toxin family protein, translating to MLYLLTGVPGSGKTLKVVSMLAKQKDFMNRPLYVDGIPDLKIPHEEIPEGESIQTWPKWAPPGAIIVVDECQRIFRPRPSGSKVPDYVAELETHRHRGLDFLLITQHPRLIDVHLRSLIEHHTHFSKTNLGLRRKLEWTTGGAKDPESRANIKEALISVYRLDKSVYGLYKSAEEHTKIRTKKSKLLMLFPLALCLIGYGIWSFSGFWGRFVGEAQSTDKTTEVNKTAENAPTTTQTPQETATGRYETQTIQAEQPKPYISEDDYKPRIDNRPETAPIYDGMNKSVTVMPWPSACIKSDKACNCYTDQGTKIKEIDKKTCISYIKDGLPFNPYKAKQPETAATAAPAEQHETPQVLTMGARVSRI from the coding sequence ATGTTATATCTGTTAACAGGTGTGCCGGGTTCGGGCAAAACCCTGAAAGTCGTATCTATGCTTGCTAAGCAAAAAGACTTTATGAATCGTCCGCTTTATGTAGACGGTATTCCTGACCTGAAAATACCACATGAAGAAATACCAGAAGGCGAAAGTATTCAGACGTGGCCGAAGTGGGCGCCTCCGGGCGCGATTATTGTAGTTGATGAATGTCAACGCATATTTCGTCCGCGCCCAAGTGGCTCGAAAGTGCCAGACTACGTCGCAGAACTCGAAACACACCGGCACCGTGGTCTTGATTTTTTGCTTATTACACAGCATCCTCGCCTGATAGACGTACACCTCCGCTCCCTGATTGAACATCACACACATTTCAGTAAGACTAATCTAGGACTGCGCCGTAAGCTCGAATGGACGACAGGCGGCGCAAAAGACCCTGAAAGCAGGGCGAATATTAAGGAAGCCCTAATCAGCGTGTACAGGCTTGATAAAAGCGTGTATGGGCTGTACAAGTCCGCCGAAGAGCACACCAAAATCAGGACGAAAAAAAGCAAGCTTTTAATGCTGTTCCCGCTCGCCCTTTGCCTGATTGGTTATGGCATTTGGTCGTTTAGCGGATTTTGGGGCAGATTCGTAGGCGAAGCACAAAGCACCGACAAAACCACCGAAGTAAACAAAACGGCAGAAAACGCGCCGACAACGACGCAGACACCGCAAGAAACAGCAACGGGGCGTTACGAAACACAAACAATTCAAGCCGAACAGCCGAAACCATACATAAGCGAAGACGATTACAAACCAAGAATAGATAACCGACCCGAAACAGCCCCAATCTACGACGGCATGAACAAATCAGTAACCGTCATGCCTTGGCCGTCTGCCTGTATCAAGTCAGACAAAGCGTGTAATTGCTATACAGACCAAGGCACAAAAATAAAAGAAATAGACAAAAAAACCTGTATCAGCTACATAAAAGACGGCTTGCCCTTTAATCCCTACAAGGCAAAACAGCCCGAAACGGCGGCAACGGCAGCACCAGCGGAACAGCACGAAACTCCGCAAGTCTTGACAATGGGGGCAAGAGTCAGCAGAATCTGA
- a CDS encoding DUF2523 domain-containing protein, with translation MNWANLITAALMSVAGRILSAIGLAFVTVTGFQSLQSYFVQQVQNHIGGFPQDALQIIYILGFGVMLNWIFGAFTFIATIKGFKKLSTIIQSK, from the coding sequence ATGAATTGGGCAAATTTAATAACAGCCGCTTTAATGTCTGTTGCAGGCCGTATCCTTAGCGCAATTGGTCTAGCTTTTGTCACTGTAACAGGCTTTCAAAGCCTGCAATCCTATTTTGTACAGCAGGTTCAAAATCACATAGGTGGATTTCCGCAAGACGCATTACAGATAATTTATATCCTTGGATTCGGCGTTATGCTTAACTGGATATTCGGCGCATTTACATTCATAGCAACGATAAAGGGCTTTAAAAAACTTTCTACCATCATTCAGTCGAAATAG
- a CDS encoding virulence factor TspB C-terminal domain-related protein, which produces MKNDPRSNVYHWPIALCLALSAAVFAAPVMADVALPPPAQHQNAGFPSDQALQRRGYDPKTGVWKVDVQNNGKPTVTKNGGIINGSQGKNITVTGRYGETGTMNTTVSQNVNVGRVETILGGTLAGATAAGGAIGSDYAAWTYKDIKNGDWAMAARNGVGAILTGLSKLDITGVGSGINSFLDKTGLRGGASQEQISNAIQKAAQAQRQAEAEGNYQKAIAQAAVKKAAEAAQKAQQQDQQKKEEKKRDEEAKEKGLYAYDLIVKKIFQPNIYKSESSVTYKGYKVYSNSTNYHVFSNGFINNGGFYHNYNPSKDYSFFTGLKNPSKISLEINNLPKESSIYFEIRSYPAGSPDIPNAAKNTGQVNPSDFMLTQKEILDILKRMLENQQTNHNELMNQLAKIGVVNQSAEQSTFSPDTALSAPYTPEGSSTPQQTRFKMNQNGTVGVDYVPRPDLKPNSPEAPNKHEKTTPSRQESPDTPNSPNTPNQPNNPTGQQNQNQENKQQNFCQQNPNAAQCMPSGESSYEDIKLPEQTIDLNFRPENIFQTDGVCPQPQSVDLGAFGRVEFSYQPLCDFAAKLRPVLIMMTILTCAWFVYGALEDL; this is translated from the coding sequence ATGAAGAATGATCCCCGAAGCAATGTTTATCATTGGCCTATTGCCTTATGCCTTGCTCTGTCTGCTGCTGTATTCGCTGCTCCAGTAATGGCAGATGTCGCCCTACCGCCTCCGGCACAACATCAAAACGCAGGCTTCCCAAGTGACCAAGCTTTGCAACGGCGCGGATACGACCCTAAAACAGGCGTTTGGAAAGTTGATGTACAAAACAACGGCAAACCGACAGTAACTAAAAATGGCGGAATTATTAATGGTAGCCAAGGCAAAAATATAACGGTGACAGGCCGATATGGCGAAACTGGCACGATGAATACAACTGTTAGTCAAAATGTTAATGTCGGTAGAGTGGAAACTATTTTAGGTGGGACTTTGGCTGGCGCAACTGCTGCAGGCGGTGCTATTGGGTCTGATTATGCAGCTTGGACATATAAAGACATAAAAAATGGCGATTGGGCTATGGCTGCTCGTAATGGTGTTGGTGCAATTCTGACAGGTTTATCTAAACTGGATATTACTGGGGTTGGATCAGGAATTAATTCTTTTTTAGATAAAACAGGATTAAGAGGAGGGGCATCACAAGAACAAATATCTAATGCGATTCAGAAAGCAGCCCAAGCCCAACGCCAAGCAGAAGCTGAAGGCAACTACCAAAAAGCAATAGCACAAGCAGCAGTAAAAAAAGCAGCAGAAGCAGCACAAAAAGCGCAACAACAAGACCAACAGAAGAAAGAAGAAAAGAAAAGAGATGAAGAAGCTAAAGAAAAAGGTCTTTATGCTTATGATTTAATTGTTAAGAAGATTTTTCAACCAAATATTTACAAATCTGAATCTTCAGTTACATATAAAGGTTACAAGGTTTATTCAAATAGTACTAATTATCATGTATTTTCAAACGGTTTTATAAATAATGGTGGTTTTTACCATAACTATAATCCTAGTAAAGATTATTCGTTTTTTACTGGTTTAAAAAATCCGTCTAAAATTAGTTTAGAAATTAATAATCTTCCTAAAGAAAGTTCAATCTATTTCGAGATTAGATCATACCCAGCAGGCAGTCCCGATATTCCTAATGCAGCTAAGAATACTGGTCAAGTGAATCCATCAGATTTTATGCTGACACAAAAAGAAATTTTAGACATTCTCAAGCGCATGCTTGAGAACCAACAAACCAACCATAACGAACTGATGAACCAACTGGCAAAAATTGGCGTCGTGAATCAATCTGCCGAGCAAAGTACATTCAGCCCTGATACCGCACTTAGTGCGCCTTATACCCCTGAAGGCAGTAGCACCCCTCAACAAACAAGATTCAAAATGAATCAAAACGGCACTGTTGGCGTTGATTATGTGCCACGTCCTGATTTAAAGCCAAACAGTCCAGAAGCACCGAATAAGCACGAAAAGACAACACCGAGCAGACAGGAGAGTCCGGACACGCCAAATAGTCCGAATACACCGAATCAGCCGAACAATCCGACAGGGCAGCAAAATCAAAACCAAGAGAATAAGCAGCAGAATTTTTGTCAGCAAAACCCAAATGCTGCGCAATGTATGCCAAGTGGCGAATCGAGCTACGAAGACATAAAACTACCTGAACAGACAATAGACCTAAATTTTAGGCCTGAAAATATATTTCAGACTGATGGTGTTTGTCCGCAGCCCCAAAGCGTCGATTTAGGTGCATTTGGCCGCGTTGAATTTAGTTATCAGCCTCTTTGTGATTTTGCTGCCAAACTTCGGCCGGTGCTGATTATGATGACCATCCTTACTTGTGCATGGTTTGTTTATGGAGCGTTGGAAGATTTATGA
- a CDS encoding replication initiation factor domain-containing protein, with protein sequence MKALADKAVAVGADMAAALADGNPAPTAEGCPPRLIGGEQNKTPNPKGAEKSENQDFEFEYFSHFVSDGKGKFIEIPLRRGRDDGAFIDQITFTIHEDSLPKVTGKGLVSDTEFVVKYSELLEEILGFGITQKLPFKGKFFYKSCYQLGPDNVEYGKVHYGGQRETMLVELNGTGCQAAIPGWENRLYEFLSKCIRPKITRVDVAHDFFKGEYTPDQALLDHDNGHFDVHNMRPKSECRGTAWRNDDGSGKTFYVGKRGNSKFTRVYEKGKQFGDVNSPWVRFETEFRAGDIEIPLDVLLYPGSYLGGAYPICTGIFKTEAKRMDAKTETVNLSFDHKLFHARNQVGKMVNFLRDIGWDDTKIVDELVKGIEGYPKGLQPEQYDCRDQTQKIQYIHEEQKAIDDLNMQTLLDDLLDEKETAFPQDREKQHIKDIELEEKIISNFLNSKGNSNV encoded by the coding sequence ATGAAAGCCTTGGCAGATAAAGCCGTGGCGGTAGGCGCAGATATGGCGGCCGCTTTAGCGGACGGCAATCCTGCGCCAACCGCCGAAGGCTGCCCCCCTAGGCTAATAGGGGGGGAGCAAAATAAAACCCCTAATCCGAAGGGTGCTGAAAAATCGGAGAACCAAGACTTCGAATTCGAATATTTCAGCCATTTCGTATCGGATGGAAAAGGCAAATTCATCGAAATACCGTTAAGAAGAGGAAGGGATGACGGCGCATTTATTGACCAAATCACTTTCACGATTCACGAAGACAGTTTACCGAAAGTAACAGGTAAAGGATTGGTATCAGATACAGAATTTGTTGTGAAGTATAGCGAGCTGTTAGAAGAAATTTTAGGTTTTGGCATTACCCAAAAACTACCGTTCAAAGGAAAGTTTTTCTACAAAAGCTGTTACCAACTAGGACCCGATAACGTCGAATACGGAAAGGTTCATTATGGCGGTCAGCGAGAAACAATGCTGGTTGAATTGAATGGTACAGGTTGTCAGGCTGCCATACCCGGTTGGGAAAACAGACTGTATGAGTTTTTAAGTAAGTGTATACGTCCAAAAATTACCCGTGTTGATGTCGCCCATGATTTTTTCAAAGGCGAATACACACCCGATCAGGCATTACTTGATCATGATAACGGTCATTTTGACGTTCACAATATGAGGCCAAAAAGCGAATGTCGCGGTACTGCATGGCGCAATGATGATGGTAGCGGCAAAACCTTTTATGTAGGTAAACGCGGAAATTCTAAATTTACCCGCGTTTATGAGAAAGGAAAACAATTTGGCGATGTCAATAGTCCTTGGGTCAGGTTTGAAACTGAATTTAGGGCAGGCGATATAGAAATCCCCTTAGATGTTTTGCTTTATCCCGGTTCGTATCTTGGCGGTGCTTATCCGATATGTACAGGGATATTCAAAACAGAAGCCAAGCGGATGGATGCCAAGACAGAAACAGTGAATCTATCTTTCGATCACAAACTGTTCCATGCGCGTAATCAGGTTGGAAAGATGGTTAATTTCCTTCGTGATATAGGTTGGGATGATACAAAAATTGTCGATGAACTTGTAAAAGGCATTGAAGGTTATCCCAAAGGTTTACAACCTGAACAATACGACTGTAGAGATCAGACACAAAAGATCCAGTATATACACGAAGAGCAAAAAGCAATTGATGATTTGAACATGCAAACATTACTTGATGATTTGCTTGATGAGAAAGAAACCGCATTCCCACAAGACAGGGAAAAACAGCACATTAAAGACATCGAACTCGAAGAAAAAATTATTTCAAATTTTTTAAACAGTAAAGGAAATTCAAATGTTTGA
- a CDS encoding anaerobic C4-dicarboxylate transporter family protein has product MFFIQFAVVLLCILIGAQVGGIGLGVLGGIGLAVLSFGFHLQPTSPPIDVMLMIMAVVSAAAAMQASGGLDYMIKIATRVLHRNPKYITFIAPAVTYTFTVLAGTGHVAYSVLPVIAEVSRRNGIRPSRPLTMAVIASQFAIVASPIAAAVVACVTMLEPQHITMADVLKVTVPSTILGIGLACVFVNKLGKELKDDPHYQALLKDPNYVKEYIDVEEQKTDVTISPKAKLSVGIFLTAALLVVVMGALPELRPAFEHDGAIKPMGMAHTIEIVMLSASALIILACKPNGDAITRGSVFHAGMRAVIAVFGVAWLGDTLMNGHLTEVESTVSHLVESVPWTFAFALFVLSVLVNSQGATVATLFPIAIKLGIPAPIIIGTFVAVNGYFFIPNYGPIIAAIDFDTTGSTKIGKFIFNHSFMIPGLLSMAFSLAFGLLLVQLYY; this is encoded by the coding sequence ATGTTTTTTATCCAGTTTGCCGTTGTGCTGCTGTGTATTCTGATTGGTGCGCAGGTTGGCGGTATTGGTTTGGGCGTACTCGGCGGTATCGGCTTGGCCGTATTGTCTTTTGGTTTCCATCTTCAACCAACCAGCCCGCCGATTGATGTGATGCTGATGATTATGGCGGTAGTGTCTGCCGCAGCGGCCATGCAGGCCAGCGGCGGTTTGGACTATATGATTAAGATTGCCACGCGCGTGTTGCACCGCAATCCGAAATACATTACCTTTATCGCGCCGGCGGTAACTTATACCTTTACTGTGTTGGCAGGTACGGGCCATGTGGCTTACTCGGTCTTGCCCGTGATTGCCGAAGTCAGCCGTCGCAATGGCATCCGTCCTTCCCGTCCGCTGACGATGGCGGTTATCGCTTCCCAATTTGCGATTGTCGCCAGCCCGATTGCCGCCGCGGTTGTTGCCTGCGTTACCATGCTTGAGCCGCAACACATTACAATGGCGGACGTGTTGAAAGTTACCGTTCCGTCCACGATTTTGGGTATCGGTTTGGCTTGCGTGTTCGTAAATAAACTGGGCAAAGAATTGAAAGACGATCCGCATTATCAGGCTTTGCTGAAAGACCCGAACTATGTGAAAGAATACATTGATGTAGAGGAACAAAAAACCGATGTTACCATTTCGCCGAAAGCCAAATTGTCGGTCGGTATTTTCTTGACTGCGGCATTGCTGGTGGTGGTAATGGGTGCGCTGCCTGAGTTGCGTCCGGCTTTTGAACACGATGGCGCGATCAAGCCTATGGGCATGGCGCATACGATTGAAATCGTGATGTTGTCTGCTTCTGCGCTGATTATTTTGGCGTGTAAGCCCAATGGCGATGCGATTACCCGAGGTTCGGTATTCCATGCCGGTATGCGTGCCGTAATTGCGGTATTTGGCGTGGCTTGGTTGGGAGATACTTTGATGAACGGCCACTTAACAGAAGTGGAATCGACCGTCAGCCATTTGGTTGAATCTGTGCCATGGACCTTTGCCTTTGCCTTGTTTGTCTTGTCAGTATTGGTCAACAGCCAAGGCGCAACAGTAGCAACGCTTTTCCCGATCGCCATTAAACTGGGGATTCCTGCGCCCATCATTATCGGCACATTCGTTGCGGTAAACGGCTATTTCTTTATACCAAACTACGGTCCGATTATTGCCGCTATCGACTTCGATACAACCGGCTCAACCAAAATCGGCAAATTTATCTTCAACCACAGCTTCATGATTCCGGGCTTGTTAAGTATGGCATTTAGTTTGGCTTTCGGTTTGTTGTTGGTTCAACTGTATTATTGA